One part of the Paraglaciecola sp. L3A3 genome encodes these proteins:
- the trpA gene encoding tryptophan synthase subunit alpha encodes MTNALIETDRYANMFSQLNGKNEGAFVPFVMVGDPDVDTSVNIIKALIEGGADALELGFPYSDPIADGPTIQQAAIRALSHKIKTTECFSVIKRVREINADIPIGLLLYSNLVIKRGIEKFYTDAADAGVDSILIADVPLREADRFIAMAEQTGVKQILIAPPNASDETLSEIGKKSQGYTYLLGRAGVTGAETAVTIPASELIEKLVQYKVAPPLLGFGISTPQQVSDAIKSGAAGAISGSATVNIVAENLAQPEVMFDKLRTFVSEMKQATK; translated from the coding sequence ATGACTAACGCTCTGATAGAAACTGATCGTTACGCAAACATGTTCAGCCAACTTAATGGTAAAAACGAAGGGGCTTTTGTTCCTTTTGTGATGGTTGGTGATCCGGATGTAGATACTTCGGTTAATATAATTAAGGCCTTAATCGAAGGCGGTGCTGATGCATTAGAATTAGGCTTTCCTTATTCAGATCCTATTGCTGATGGGCCTACTATTCAACAAGCAGCAATACGTGCTTTAAGTCACAAAATTAAAACCACAGAATGTTTTTCGGTAATTAAAAGAGTACGTGAAATTAACGCCGATATTCCTATTGGTTTATTGTTGTATAGCAACTTAGTGATTAAGCGTGGTATTGAGAAATTCTACACCGATGCAGCTGATGCAGGGGTCGATTCAATATTGATTGCTGACGTACCATTACGTGAAGCAGATCGTTTTATTGCCATGGCGGAACAAACCGGAGTTAAACAAATATTGATAGCACCACCTAATGCTAGCGATGAAACCTTGTCTGAGATCGGTAAAAAATCCCAGGGTTATACATACCTCTTAGGCCGGGCTGGCGTAACAGGTGCTGAAACTGCTGTGACCATTCCTGCCAGTGAATTAATTGAAAAATTAGTGCAATACAAAGTAGCACCGCCTCTGTTAGGGTTTGGTATTTCCACTCCACAACAAGTTTCAGATGCGATAAAATCTGGCGCGGCTGGTGCAATATCAGGCTCAGCAACAGTTAACATAGTGGCAGAAAACCTTGCACAGCCTGAAGTCATGTTCGATAAACTAAGAACATTTGTTAGCGAAATGAAACAAGCTACCAAATAG
- the trpD gene encoding anthranilate phosphoribosyltransferase encodes MIHNILEQLYQGKDLQQAEVTEVFSQVVTGQVDDIVLSSLLTALKIKGECPAEIAGAATALINNAEPFPRPDYEFADIVGTGGDGHNTINISSASAIVAASCGLKVAKHGNRSVSSKSGSADLFKAFGLELTMSPERARECLDQSNLCFLFAPNYHSGIRHAMPVRTTLKTRTLFNLLGPLVNPARPSHIIIGVYAPELLMPFAKTLQLLGYQKALVIHGSGLDEFALHGDTQVVEIQGQKLTEFTLSPADFGLESYPLAAIKGGEPEENKDLIEDVLQGKGQAAHQAAVAMNSGALLKLCGKTDTYQQGAAMAIDAMQQKLPLATMTMSADISQQSN; translated from the coding sequence ATGATCCATAACATTCTAGAACAGTTATACCAGGGCAAAGATTTACAACAAGCCGAAGTAACTGAAGTGTTTTCCCAGGTGGTCACAGGACAAGTTGACGACATCGTTTTATCGTCATTGTTAACAGCGCTAAAAATAAAAGGCGAATGCCCAGCTGAAATAGCAGGCGCCGCCACCGCTTTAATTAATAACGCAGAACCTTTCCCTCGACCTGACTATGAATTTGCCGATATTGTCGGCACAGGTGGTGATGGGCACAATACGATTAATATTTCTTCGGCTTCAGCAATAGTGGCTGCAAGCTGCGGCTTAAAAGTCGCCAAACATGGTAATCGTAGCGTCTCTAGTAAATCTGGTTCAGCTGATTTATTTAAAGCATTTGGCTTAGAATTAACCATGTCTCCGGAACGTGCTCGCGAATGTCTAGACCAGTCAAATTTATGTTTTTTGTTTGCGCCTAATTATCACTCAGGTATTCGCCATGCGATGCCAGTGCGTACCACCTTAAAAACTCGAACTTTATTTAATTTACTCGGTCCTTTGGTAAACCCAGCTCGTCCTAGCCATATCATTATTGGTGTGTATGCCCCTGAATTATTAATGCCTTTTGCTAAAACATTACAACTATTAGGTTATCAAAAAGCCTTAGTAATACATGGTAGTGGTTTAGATGAGTTTGCTTTACATGGTGACACTCAAGTTGTTGAGATCCAAGGTCAAAAACTGACTGAATTTACTTTGTCACCAGCAGACTTTGGCCTTGAATCTTATCCTTTAGCAGCCATTAAAGGTGGTGAGCCTGAAGAAAACAAAGACTTAATCGAAGATGTATTGCAAGGTAAAGGTCAAGCGGCCCACCAAGCTGCAGTGGCAATGAATTCAGGGGCACTATTAAAACTGTGTGGTAAAACTGATACTTATCAGCAAGGTGCAGCCATGGCAATTGACGCCATGCAACAAAAATTACCTTTGGCAACTATGACAATGTCAGCTGACATCAGTCAACAAAGCAATTAA
- the arfB gene encoding alternative ribosome rescue aminoacyl-tRNA hydrolase ArfB encodes MPAIELNAMRAQGAGGQNVNKVSSAIHLRFDIRIAAIPEYVKQKLLSGSDKRVTQEGILIIKAQSHRTQEMNKQDALDRLTTILIEAGKLQKARRATRPTRGSQIKRVDSKVKSGRTKALRKKVDY; translated from the coding sequence ATGCCTGCCATTGAATTAAACGCCATGCGTGCTCAAGGTGCGGGCGGACAAAATGTCAATAAAGTGTCTAGTGCAATACATCTTAGATTTGATATTCGGATCGCGGCCATTCCAGAGTACGTCAAACAAAAGTTATTATCAGGCTCAGACAAACGTGTCACCCAAGAGGGGATTTTAATTATTAAAGCGCAAAGTCACCGTACTCAAGAAATGAATAAGCAGGATGCCCTAGACAGGCTGACGACTATATTGATCGAAGCTGGTAAATTACAAAAAGCACGACGCGCCACCCGTCCAACTAGAGGTTCACAAATCAAACGAGTGGATAGCAAAGTAAAATCTGGCAGGACAAAAGCGTTACGTAAAAAAGTAGATTATTAA
- a CDS encoding CPBP family intramembrane glutamic endopeptidase gives MFALFVITPILLATPVHFVIKLSYVLAALVCCITISRRQNWFVKTELVGKKPFNFTTAMTLRFITFVIISTALVWYIFPETLFSVVLTTPWLWLAVSLFYALFSVYPQEFLYRLFFIRRYQHLLSSRYLFLLLNAFIFSLAHTFLANNLVFILTFVGGVLFTLTFKKSQSLVLVSLEHSAYGVWLFTLGLGKILAFPGA, from the coding sequence ATGTTTGCTCTTTTTGTTATTACCCCTATTTTATTGGCCACACCTGTCCATTTTGTTATCAAGTTAAGCTATGTGTTAGCGGCATTGGTTTGCTGTATAACAATTTCTCGTCGACAAAATTGGTTTGTAAAAACTGAATTAGTCGGCAAAAAACCTTTTAACTTTACAACTGCCATGACTTTACGCTTTATTACTTTTGTCATTATTTCGACGGCTTTAGTTTGGTACATTTTCCCTGAAACTTTATTTTCTGTGGTACTTACCACCCCTTGGTTATGGCTGGCTGTCAGTTTATTTTACGCCTTGTTTTCTGTTTATCCCCAAGAGTTTTTATATCGTTTGTTTTTTATCCGCCGATACCAACATTTGCTGTCTAGCCGTTATTTATTTTTGCTTTTAAATGCCTTCATATTTAGTCTGGCTCACACATTTTTAGCGAATAATTTAGTGTTTATTTTGACCTTTGTAGGCGGAGTTTTGTTTACCTTAACCTTTAAAAAAAGCCAATCTTTAGTGCTAGTCAGTTTAGAACATAGTGCCTATGGAGTTTGGTTATTTACCTTAGGGCTAGGCAAAATTTTAGCCTTTCCAGGAGCTTAA
- a CDS encoding PHP domain-containing protein encodes MKIDLHSHTYYSDGQLSPKELIDRAHNMQVNVLAITDHDTVHGIDEALQYQSSQKRDMQILPGVEISTSWHNFDIHILGLHVDHHDPVFLQRLEQQSQERDRRAQQISDKLAKVGIENVLADAKEIAGVGQLTRAHFARVLVQRNVVKDFDTVFKKYLGKGKKAHVKPKWISIEEAVNWIHDAGGKAVLAHPGHYDMTTKWLRRLVGEFSQAGGDGMEVIHSHLTPERKKLLADMASEHNLQGSSGSDFHFPNRWTELGKNLSLPKQLVPIWHDWQLAGVDVGIAE; translated from the coding sequence ATGAAAATAGACTTACATAGCCATACATATTACTCAGACGGACAACTGTCTCCAAAGGAGTTAATTGACCGCGCGCACAATATGCAAGTGAATGTATTGGCTATTACAGATCATGATACTGTGCATGGCATTGATGAGGCACTGCAATATCAAAGTAGCCAAAAAAGGGATATGCAAATATTACCCGGTGTGGAGATTTCTACCTCTTGGCATAATTTTGATATTCATATTTTAGGTTTACATGTTGATCACCATGATCCGGTTTTTTTGCAGCGCCTAGAGCAGCAAAGCCAAGAGCGTGACAGACGAGCCCAACAAATTTCTGACAAATTAGCCAAGGTTGGCATTGAAAATGTGTTAGCCGATGCTAAAGAAATTGCCGGTGTCGGCCAGCTGACCCGAGCGCATTTTGCTCGCGTATTAGTACAAAGAAATGTGGTTAAAGATTTTGATACAGTGTTTAAAAAATATTTAGGTAAAGGCAAAAAGGCCCATGTAAAACCTAAGTGGATCTCTATTGAAGAAGCGGTGAACTGGATCCACGACGCTGGCGGAAAAGCTGTGTTAGCCCATCCAGGTCATTACGATATGACTACCAAATGGTTAAGACGTTTAGTAGGCGAATTTAGTCAAGCGGGTGGTGATGGTATGGAAGTGATCCATTCTCATTTAACCCCTGAACGCAAAAAATTGCTAGCCGACATGGCTAGTGAACATAATTTACAAGGCTCCAGTGGTTCAGATTTTCATTTTCCGAATCGTTGGACTGAATTAGGCAAAAACCTTTCGCTTCCCAAGCAGCTTGTGCCAATATGGCATGACTGGCAATTGGCAGGCGTAGACGTGGGTATTGCTGAATAA
- a CDS encoding YciI family protein, which yields MWYVIYSEDVENSLPMRKEARPAHLARLQELTDQGRLLVAGPCPAIDSDDPGEAGFTGSVVILDFDSLEQAKEWAAADPYMAAGVYKTVTVKPYKKVFP from the coding sequence ATGTGGTATGTGATTTATAGCGAAGACGTGGAAAACAGTTTACCAATGCGCAAAGAAGCTCGACCAGCTCACTTAGCTAGGTTACAAGAATTGACTGACCAAGGTCGCCTTTTAGTTGCTGGACCTTGTCCTGCTATTGATAGTGATGATCCCGGTGAAGCTGGTTTTACTGGCTCTGTGGTTATTTTAGACTTTGATAGTTTAGAGCAAGCTAAAGAATGGGCCGCTGCCGACCCTTACATGGCAGCTGGCGTATATAAAACCGTAACGGTTAAACCTTACAAAAAAGTGTTCCCTTAG
- a CDS encoding anthranilate synthase component 1: protein MSLAQLTEQVGKVETLIVSADYVADPLHAYQYLCQQSSNNLLLESAEIESKDNLKSLLLVDAAVKLECIGHQVTCRALSNNGRAVLPLFVEHCPDGVEYKFDQAQGLITLSFPEPDPALDEDSRLKAPAVFDALRLVTQKITTIRQHPNAVFLGGALAYDLLASFEKLPDVPDSENTCPDFVFYLAETLVVIDHQTQKTEIIGSVFSGKDVRDNYFEVSQRLEQVKHKLSTIKPLVKHEKKPIDASSLQVNKSDEAFKQDVIDLKEHILAGDIFQVVPSRTFSLPCPHPHDAYRELKKQNPSPYMFFLQDDNFYMFGASPESALKYTKQSNQVEIYPIAGTRPRGKRADGSIDLDLDSRLELNLQEDLKERSEHIMLVDLARNDVAKVSKPGSRYVTDLLKVDRYSHVMHLVSRVVGQLRDDLDALNAYQACMNMGTLVGAPKVSAATLIRNVEKQRRGSYGGAVGYINNNGDMDTCIVIRSAFVKNNIAYIQAGAGVVFDSVPQSEADETRGKAQAVISAVISSSQTDKGAV, encoded by the coding sequence ATGAGTTTAGCCCAATTAACAGAACAAGTAGGTAAAGTTGAAACCCTAATTGTATCAGCTGATTACGTAGCCGATCCTTTGCACGCTTATCAATATCTTTGCCAACAAAGTAGCAATAACTTGTTACTTGAATCCGCAGAAATTGAGAGTAAAGACAATTTAAAAAGTTTGTTATTAGTGGATGCCGCAGTCAAATTAGAATGTATCGGTCATCAGGTCACTTGCCGAGCTTTGTCTAACAATGGCCGTGCGGTGTTACCTTTATTTGTAGAGCATTGCCCTGATGGTGTTGAGTACAAGTTTGATCAGGCACAAGGCCTTATCACTTTATCTTTCCCCGAACCCGATCCTGCATTAGACGAAGACAGCAGATTAAAAGCTCCTGCGGTATTTGATGCCTTGCGTTTAGTCACACAAAAAATCACCACTATACGCCAACATCCTAACGCAGTATTTTTAGGTGGTGCCTTAGCTTATGATTTATTAGCCAGTTTTGAAAAACTACCAGATGTGCCAGACAGCGAAAACACCTGTCCCGACTTTGTATTTTACCTAGCTGAAACATTAGTAGTCATTGACCATCAAACTCAAAAAACCGAGATCATTGGCAGTGTCTTTAGTGGTAAAGATGTACGAGACAATTATTTTGAAGTCAGCCAACGTCTAGAACAAGTTAAACATAAACTCAGCACCATTAAACCTTTAGTTAAACACGAAAAAAAACCCATTGATGCCAGTAGTTTACAGGTCAACAAATCTGATGAGGCATTTAAACAAGATGTGATCGATCTAAAAGAACACATATTGGCCGGTGATATTTTCCAAGTGGTACCTTCTCGAACCTTTAGTTTGCCTTGTCCTCACCCACATGATGCATACCGTGAACTTAAAAAACAAAACCCCAGCCCTTACATGTTTTTTTTACAGGATGATAATTTTTATATGTTTGGTGCCTCGCCAGAGTCAGCATTAAAATACACCAAACAAAGTAATCAAGTAGAGATATACCCAATAGCCGGAACTCGACCTCGAGGCAAGCGGGCAGATGGCAGTATCGATCTCGATTTAGACTCTCGCTTAGAATTAAATCTACAAGAAGATTTAAAAGAACGCTCAGAGCACATCATGCTAGTGGACTTAGCTCGTAATGATGTGGCAAAAGTATCTAAACCGGGTAGTCGTTATGTCACTGACTTATTAAAAGTCGACCGCTATTCACACGTAATGCATTTAGTTTCGCGGGTTGTAGGCCAATTACGTGACGATTTAGATGCACTCAACGCCTACCAAGCTTGTATGAATATGGGCACCTTAGTGGGCGCACCTAAAGTCAGTGCAGCGACTCTTATTCGTAATGTAGAAAAACAAAGACGTGGTAGTTATGGTGGAGCGGTCGGTTATATTAATAATAACGGCGACATGGACACCTGCATAGTCATCCGTTCAGCCTTTGTAAAAAATAACATTGCCTATATTCAAGCGGGTGCTGGCGTGGTGTTTGATTCTGTTCCTCAGTCAGAGGCAGATGAAACAAGAGGCAAGGCTCAAGCCGTTATCAGTGCGGTTATTAGCAGCTCACAAACAGATAAAGGAGCCGTGTAA
- a CDS encoding aminodeoxychorismate/anthranilate synthase component II produces the protein MTSQHKDSIQAANHNTCVFLLDNFDSFTYNLVDELRSLGLELIIYRNSVSAELILEKMQQKAQEKDKQVMLMLSPGPGTPAQAGSMLTLLALVKGLFPVLGICLGHQAIVESYGGDIIRSNEVMHGKSSLIKHCADKMFNNMPQPLPVARYHSLMAANIPQELEILASYNDIPMSVAHLKDKMLGFQFHPESILTSQGSQLLMQSIQYLTQNHQG, from the coding sequence ATGACTTCTCAACACAAAGATTCAATCCAAGCAGCGAACCATAATACCTGTGTGTTTTTATTAGATAATTTTGACTCATTTACCTACAACCTAGTCGATGAATTACGTAGTCTAGGTCTAGAGTTAATCATTTATCGTAACTCTGTTTCTGCTGAATTGATCTTAGAAAAAATGCAGCAAAAAGCGCAAGAAAAAGACAAACAAGTGATGTTGATGTTGTCTCCCGGTCCAGGTACACCAGCGCAAGCAGGCAGTATGTTAACATTACTGGCTTTAGTCAAAGGGCTGTTTCCGGTACTAGGAATTTGTTTAGGTCATCAAGCTATTGTTGAATCTTATGGCGGCGACATTATCCGTTCTAACGAAGTGATGCATGGTAAATCTTCATTAATTAAGCACTGCGCCGACAAAATGTTTAACAATATGCCACAACCTTTACCAGTAGCTCGTTATCATTCACTTATGGCGGCGAATATTCCCCAAGAATTAGAGATACTAGCCAGTTATAATGATATTCCTATGTCGGTGGCACATCTAAAAGATAAAATGCTTGGATTTCAATTTCACCCTGAGTCAATTTTAACTTCTCAAGGTAGTCAGTTGTTAATGCAGAGCATTCAATATTTAACTCAAAATCACCAAGGATAA
- the trpB gene encoding tryptophan synthase subunit beta — translation MNKLNSKFGEYGGMYVPELLIPALDQLEQAFIDAQQDPEFQAEFMGLLKDYAGRPTAMTLTRNLVSNPKVKLYLKREDLLHGGAHKTNQVLGQALLTKRMGKTEVIAETGAGQHGVATALACALMGLKARIYMGAKDVERQAPNVFRMRLMGAEVIPVNSGSGTLKDAVNEAMRDWSGSYDKAHYLLGTAAGPHPFPTIVREFHRMIGEETKAQILEKEGRLPDAVVACVGGGSNAIGMFADFIEESSVRLVGVEPAGKGVHTKDHGAAIGQGTTGILHGAYSYIMQDDDGQIEESYSVSAGLDYPAVGPQHAYLSDIGRAEYVSVTDEEALNAFQLLSRKEGIIPALESSHALAHALDMADEAEDGTIIVVNLSGRGDKDLAHVHSILGDAK, via the coding sequence ATGAATAAATTAAACAGTAAATTTGGTGAGTACGGTGGTATGTATGTACCAGAATTACTTATTCCTGCGCTCGACCAACTTGAACAAGCTTTTATTGATGCACAACAAGATCCTGAATTCCAAGCCGAGTTCATGGGTTTATTAAAAGACTATGCTGGCCGTCCAACAGCTATGACGTTAACCCGTAATTTAGTCAGCAACCCTAAAGTTAAGTTATATTTAAAACGTGAAGACTTGCTTCACGGCGGCGCACATAAAACTAACCAAGTGTTAGGCCAAGCGTTATTAACTAAACGCATGGGTAAAACCGAAGTTATCGCGGAAACCGGCGCTGGACAACATGGTGTCGCCACCGCTCTTGCTTGTGCATTGATGGGTCTTAAAGCTCGTATCTATATGGGCGCAAAAGACGTAGAACGTCAAGCTCCTAACGTATTTAGAATGCGCTTAATGGGTGCTGAAGTGATCCCAGTTAATTCCGGCTCTGGTACCTTAAAAGATGCAGTAAATGAAGCCATGCGTGATTGGTCTGGCAGTTATGACAAAGCCCACTATTTATTAGGTACGGCCGCAGGTCCCCACCCTTTCCCAACAATTGTACGTGAATTCCACCGCATGATAGGTGAAGAAACCAAAGCGCAAATATTAGAAAAAGAAGGTCGTTTGCCCGATGCAGTTGTTGCTTGTGTTGGTGGTGGGTCAAACGCAATTGGTATGTTCGCTGACTTTATAGAAGAATCTAGTGTGCGCTTAGTGGGTGTAGAACCTGCAGGTAAAGGTGTACATACCAAAGATCATGGTGCTGCTATTGGCCAAGGCACAACCGGTATTTTACATGGTGCTTATAGCTATATCATGCAAGATGACGATGGCCAAATAGAAGAATCTTATTCTGTTTCTGCAGGTTTAGATTACCCTGCTGTGGGTCCGCAACATGCTTATTTATCAGATATTGGCCGTGCTGAATATGTATCGGTAACCGATGAAGAAGCATTAAATGCCTTCCAATTGCTGTCTCGTAAAGAAGGTATTATCCCGGCCCTTGAATCATCTCATGCCCTAGCCCACGCCTTAGACATGGCTGATGAAGCAGAAGACGGCACTATTATTGTGGTGAACTTATCAGGCCGCGGTGATAAAGATTTAGCCCACGTCCATAGTATTTTAGGAGACGCAAAATAA
- the trpCF gene encoding bifunctional indole-3-glycerol-phosphate synthase TrpC/phosphoribosylanthranilate isomerase TrpF, translating into MANVLEKIVLDKRQEIAQRKIDLPLQSFVEQLTPSDRSFYAALAQPNAGFILECKKASPSKGLIREDFNLDEIIQAYLPFAACISVLTDEKYFQGKFEYLEYVRKNVTQPVINKDFFIEAYQVHLARYHNADAILLMLSVLDDAQYIELATLAQHYQLDVLTEVSNEEEAHRAIALEAKIIGINNRNLRDLSTDLATTEQLVPIIKQQAKHEYVIISESGIYTHQDVRRLAPLVDGFLVGSSLMSEDDITQAAKQLLYGTVKVCGTTSLSGAKLVKDSPASYAGLIFAEKSKRFVTFEQAKQITYAVPFNYVGVFVNAPIEQVVRYSKELGLAAVQLHGQEDQRYIDQLGVELNQNCQIWLAKGVKDSLPALDEKQVDYFLLDCQVGEQSGGTGQTFSWQLLNTITDKSKLILAGGVTPENVKLAAQQGLAMLDLNSGVETSPGIKNQEKLNQAFSQLREY; encoded by the coding sequence ATGGCTAACGTATTAGAAAAAATCGTTTTAGACAAACGTCAAGAAATTGCCCAGCGTAAAATTGACTTGCCTTTGCAAAGTTTTGTAGAGCAACTGACTCCTTCTGATAGAAGTTTTTATGCAGCTTTGGCCCAGCCCAATGCTGGTTTTATTTTAGAGTGTAAAAAAGCATCGCCTTCAAAAGGATTAATTCGCGAAGACTTTAACTTAGATGAAATCATTCAAGCTTATCTACCTTTTGCAGCATGTATATCGGTGCTAACAGACGAAAAATATTTTCAAGGCAAATTTGAGTACTTAGAATACGTACGTAAAAACGTCACTCAACCTGTGATCAATAAAGACTTCTTTATCGAAGCGTATCAAGTACATTTAGCTCGCTATCATAATGCAGATGCTATTTTGTTAATGTTATCGGTATTAGATGATGCCCAGTACATAGAATTGGCCACCTTAGCTCAACATTATCAATTAGACGTATTGACTGAAGTGAGCAACGAAGAAGAAGCCCACAGAGCCATTGCCCTAGAAGCAAAAATTATTGGTATTAATAATCGTAATTTACGTGATTTAAGTACAGACTTAGCTACCACAGAACAACTAGTACCTATCATCAAACAACAGGCTAAACACGAATATGTGATTATTTCTGAATCGGGTATTTACACTCACCAAGATGTACGCCGATTGGCTCCTTTGGTAGACGGATTTTTAGTCGGTAGTTCGTTAATGTCTGAAGATGACATTACTCAGGCCGCTAAGCAGTTGTTGTATGGAACAGTCAAAGTGTGTGGTACCACCAGCTTAAGTGGTGCTAAATTAGTCAAAGATAGTCCAGCCAGTTACGCTGGGTTAATTTTTGCTGAAAAATCCAAACGTTTTGTCACTTTCGAACAAGCTAAACAAATTACTTATGCCGTACCCTTTAACTATGTAGGGGTATTTGTTAATGCGCCCATTGAACAAGTTGTACGTTATTCGAAAGAATTAGGCTTAGCAGCAGTACAACTGCACGGACAAGAAGATCAAAGATATATCGATCAGCTTGGGGTTGAACTCAATCAAAACTGTCAAATTTGGTTAGCCAAAGGGGTGAAAGACAGCCTACCCGCCCTAGACGAAAAACAAGTGGATTATTTTTTACTCGACTGCCAAGTAGGTGAACAATCTGGTGGTACAGGCCAAACCTTTAGTTGGCAACTGTTAAATACAATAACAGACAAATCTAAGCTTATTTTAGCTGGCGGTGTTACTCCTGAAAATGTAAAGCTCGCCGCGCAACAAGGTCTAGCTATGCTAGATCTAAACTCAGGTGTAGAAACATCACCTGGGATCAAAAACCAAGAAAAACTGAATCAAGCTTTTAGCCAACTTAGAGAGTATTAA
- a CDS encoding DUF6786 family protein, translating to MKLYLVLLLTGLSCLSAKVLANNNFAEDLDYIQQFDSPIILKSKDQQSQLVLSAQHQGRVLTSTATGVKGLSNAWLDKKALQNKTGNVGGEDRTWIAPIGSKFSLFYPAGKEIKSENWQVPTALNEKNYSVVLANNKTVHFQKNLQLINHQNSQFSVQLDRKITLLNKPEIEQHLNIQLPKAVNQVAYSSDTELTNLGDNWHVDKGLITLWSMAMLQGSDDNISMFTITPEQAPAQSYLYDLYGDRLISKEHLIFYKTDGKYRSKIGIPVAISGNLILSYSPSLKRLTVIKFTLNKQAAYPISLEQENTNGIKGDVTNAYNHGNMDGSLLANSAFFELESSAPMRALKTNESVSHTQQVFHFVGQVHLLDLIAKQLVGIKVSETDNIFQSQ from the coding sequence ATGAAACTTTACTTAGTACTTTTGCTCACAGGCCTTAGCTGTTTATCAGCTAAGGTGTTGGCAAACAATAACTTTGCCGAAGACTTAGATTATATTCAGCAGTTTGATTCACCCATCATACTTAAATCAAAAGATCAGCAAAGCCAACTTGTATTGTCGGCGCAACACCAAGGCAGAGTATTAACCAGTACCGCCACTGGTGTTAAAGGGCTAAGTAATGCTTGGTTAGATAAAAAAGCGCTACAAAACAAAACAGGCAATGTGGGCGGCGAAGACAGGACTTGGATTGCACCCATAGGCTCAAAATTTTCATTATTTTATCCTGCAGGTAAAGAGATAAAATCAGAAAACTGGCAAGTGCCTACAGCCCTTAATGAGAAAAACTACTCAGTTGTTTTAGCCAATAATAAAACAGTTCATTTTCAAAAAAATTTACAGTTAATTAATCATCAAAACAGTCAATTTTCAGTCCAGTTAGATAGAAAAATCACCCTGTTAAATAAGCCAGAAATTGAACAACATTTAAATATACAACTACCCAAAGCAGTCAACCAAGTGGCCTACAGCTCGGATACAGAGCTGACTAATCTAGGTGATAATTGGCATGTGGATAAAGGGTTGATCACACTTTGGTCTATGGCCATGTTACAAGGCTCTGATGATAATATTTCTATGTTTACCATTACCCCTGAACAAGCCCCTGCACAGAGTTATTTATATGACTTATATGGCGATAGATTAATTAGTAAAGAGCATTTAATCTTTTACAAAACCGACGGTAAATACCGTAGTAAAATAGGCATTCCTGTGGCTATTAGTGGCAACTTAATTTTGTCGTACTCTCCTTCACTAAAGCGTTTAACTGTGATTAAGTTTACTCTGAATAAGCAAGCTGCCTACCCTATATCCTTAGAACAAGAAAATACTAATGGCATAAAAGGCGATGTAACCAATGCCTACAACCATGGCAATATGGATGGCAGTCTATTAGCCAACTCGGCTTTTTTTGAATTAGAAAGCTCGGCTCCAATGCGAGCACTCAAAACCAATGAATCAGTTAGTCATACTCAACAAGTGTTCCATTTTGTTGGTCAAGTTCATCTACTTGATCTAATAGCCAAACAGTTAGTTGGCATCAAGGTCAGCGAAACTGACAATATTTTTCAATCTCAATAA